Below is a window of Undibacterium sp. YM2 DNA.
AAGCCTGGCGCTTTGTCGGGCTATTGCTGCGTGAGAGAAAAATACAAAAACAAATGCGCTGAACTCCAAAAACATTCCAGCAAGTTGCACTCTGAGTTTGGGTAAAACGATAAAAAAACCGCACAGATAACAATCTGTGCGGTTTTTTCTTGGGAGCTTATCTACTGCTTATCTTTACAAACTTATGCCACTTTTTTTGCATCGAAGAATTGTTCATCTTCAGTAGAACCATGCAAAGCGGTCGTAGAAGACTTACCTTGCTGGATAGTTTGTGTCACTGCATCAAAGTAACCAGTACCAACTTCACGTTGATGTTTAACGGCTGTAAAGCCCTTTTCTGCTGCTGCGAATTCTGCTTCCTGCAATTCAACGAAGGCAGACATCTGGCGGCGTGCGTAGCCATGTGCCAGGTTGAACATGCCGTAGTTCAATGCATGGAAACCTGCCAGTGTGATGAACTGGAATTTGTAGCCCATTGCGCCCAGTTCTTTCTGGAATTTAGCGATCGTTGCATCGTCCAGGTTTTTCTTCCAGTTGAAAGAAGGTGAGCAGTTATAGGACAGCAATTTACCTGGGAACTTGGCGTGGATAGCATCAGCAAATGCCTTCGCAAATTCCAGGTCAGGCTTGCCAGTTTCACACCAGATCAAGTCAGCATATTCTGCATAAGCCAGGCCACGGGAAATCGCTTGTTCCAGACCTGGTTTGGTTTTGTAGAAACCTTCAACCGTGCGCTCACCTGTGCAGAAAGGCTGGTCGTTAGGATCGACGTCAGATGTCAGCAAATCAGCGGCTTCAGCATCAGTACGGGCCAAAATCACGGTGGATGTGCCCATGATGTCAGCAGCCAGACGTGCTGCGTTCAGTTTTTCAATGGCTTCACGTGTAGGAACCAGAACCTTGCCGCCCATGTGGCCGCATTTTTTAACGGAAGCCAGTTGATCTTCAAAGTGAACACCAGATGCGCCTGCTTCGATCATGGCTTTCATGAGTTCAAAGGCATTCAAAACACCACCGAAACCGGCTTCAGCATCAGCCACGATAGGGGCGAAGAAGTCGATGTCATCTTTGCCTTCAGACCATTGAATCTGGTCAGCGCGTGTCAGTGTGTTGTTGATGCGTTTGACAACCAGTGGTACAGAATTGGCTGGGTACAGGGATTGATCAGGATACATTTCGCCAGCAACGTTGGCGTCGCCCGCAACTTGCCAGCCAGACAGATAGATGGCTTTCAA
It encodes the following:
- the aceA gene encoding isocitrate lyase, producing MTTRAQQVAELQKDWDTNPRWNGIKRNYTAEDVVRLRGSMKVEHTIAKNGAIKLWDLVNNEPFINALGALTGNQAMQQVKAGLKAIYLSGWQVAGDANVAGEMYPDQSLYPANSVPLVVKRINNTLTRADQIQWSEGKDDIDFFAPIVADAEAGFGGVLNAFELMKAMIEAGASGVHFEDQLASVKKCGHMGGKVLVPTREAIEKLNAARLAADIMGTSTVILARTDAEAADLLTSDVDPNDQPFCTGERTVEGFYKTKPGLEQAISRGLAYAEYADLIWCETGKPDLEFAKAFADAIHAKFPGKLLSYNCSPSFNWKKNLDDATIAKFQKELGAMGYKFQFITLAGFHALNYGMFNLAHGYARRQMSAFVELQEAEFAAAEKGFTAVKHQREVGTGYFDAVTQTIQQGKSSTTALHGSTEDEQFFDAKKVA